In Solirubrobacterales bacterium, one genomic interval encodes:
- a CDS encoding AI-2E family transporter — MGTRRFSIRRRRGEQPDSDQVLDQVELDPDELTGLFPVPDWLQRLGMSAWFLVGVALLIGALVWLASLTEVILMPMITAAIVATVLGPVVTRLAGIGLPRGLGAVLILLGLVAVGFGLSLVILHGIVGEAGSIERELKGAVGSITDALKGTGLTEGSAGTATERLSSGGSNAVSTLLTGVLSGIRELSSLFFFAAMMALGTFFMLKDGPTIGTWAEDHSGLPRSVARVVSSRVASSMRGYFTGVTIVAAFSAAVVAVGSLIIGVPHVAAIVTVTFIAGYIPYLGAWSAGVFSVLIALGAGGESAAIGMIVVQLLANGILQQMVQPFAMGATLGIHPLVVLVVTIAGGALFGAIGLIVAAPLVAAAVGIAADLKRVREPAPGPGPATAEP; from the coding sequence ATGGGGACGCGCAGATTTTCGATCCGGCGGCGACGGGGCGAGCAGCCCGATTCGGATCAGGTTCTCGATCAGGTCGAGTTGGACCCGGATGAGCTGACCGGACTCTTCCCCGTACCGGACTGGCTGCAGCGACTGGGGATGAGCGCCTGGTTCCTGGTGGGAGTGGCCCTGCTGATCGGAGCCCTGGTTTGGCTGGCCTCGCTGACCGAGGTGATCCTGATGCCGATGATCACGGCGGCGATCGTTGCCACGGTGCTCGGCCCGGTGGTTACCCGTCTGGCCGGGATCGGCCTGCCGCGCGGGCTCGGGGCGGTGCTGATCCTGCTGGGACTGGTGGCTGTCGGCTTCGGGCTCTCTCTGGTGATCCTGCACGGGATAGTCGGTGAGGCGGGCTCGATCGAACGTGAACTCAAGGGCGCCGTGGGCAGCATCACCGATGCGCTCAAGGGGACGGGGCTGACGGAGGGCTCGGCCGGAACGGCGACGGAGCGACTGTCGTCGGGCGGATCGAACGCTGTCTCAACACTGTTGACGGGGGTTCTGTCCGGGATCCGGGAGCTCTCGTCTCTGTTCTTCTTTGCGGCGATGATGGCGCTGGGGACGTTCTTCATGCTCAAGGATGGCCCGACAATCGGGACTTGGGCCGAGGATCACAGCGGACTGCCACGGAGCGTGGCCCGGGTGGTTTCGTCGCGGGTGGCGAGTTCGATGCGCGGCTACTTCACCGGCGTGACCATCGTCGCCGCGTTCAGCGCCGCGGTGGTCGCGGTCGGCTCGCTGATCATCGGGGTTCCCCACGTGGCCGCGATCGTCACGGTCACCTTCATCGCCGGCTACATCCCGTATCTGGGTGCCTGGAGTGCCGGAGTCTTCAGCGTCCTGATCGCACTCGGAGCGGGCGGGGAGTCGGCCGCGATCGGGATGATCGTGGTGCAGCTTCTGGCCAACGGGATCCTTCAGCAGATGGTTCAACCCTTCGCCATGGGAGCGACCCTCGGGATCCATCCACTGGTCGTTCTGGTGGTGACGATCGCCGGCGGGGCGCTGTTCGGGGCGATAGGCCTGATCGTCGCGGCCCCGCTGGTTGCCGCCGCGGTCGGCATCGCGGCTGATCTGAAGCGGGTCCGCGAACCAGCTCCCGGGCCCGGTCCGGCCACCGCCGAGCCATGA
- a CDS encoding bile acid:sodium symporter family protein, which produces MIETATQLTTAAVHLPTVLSGLPLADIDDVRLNFSDSSLLLLNFVLAFLMFGIALDTKTSDFRAVAKMPKAMAVGIAAQFIFLPAFSFGLSILLGFSASISLGMILVACCPPGAISNILTYRSKGDVALSVSMTAIANMMAIFLMPLNIALWAGLHPEASEILKSIDVSALEMLADIVLILGIPFTIGMTIAHRRPDFATRSIPWVRRFSLMALIAFILIAFFSNLAAFRDYIPVVALAVFLQDTMALSLGYGIAAGFRVPERSRRAITFEVGVRNTGLGLGIVFSFFGGLGGMAMVAGWWGIWDILVGLILAGWWAKRGGGEPPPVGVAEEG; this is translated from the coding sequence GTGATCGAGACTGCGACTCAACTCACCACGGCCGCGGTTCACCTGCCGACAGTCCTTTCCGGCCTGCCGCTGGCCGACATCGATGACGTCCGCCTGAACTTCAGCGACTCCTCGCTGCTGCTGCTGAACTTCGTTCTGGCCTTCCTCATGTTCGGGATCGCCCTGGACACGAAGACGAGCGACTTTCGTGCGGTCGCGAAGATGCCGAAGGCGATGGCGGTCGGGATCGCCGCCCAGTTCATCTTCCTGCCGGCATTTTCGTTCGGCCTCTCGATCCTGCTCGGTTTCTCGGCCTCGATCTCGCTGGGGATGATTCTGGTCGCCTGCTGCCCGCCGGGGGCGATCTCCAACATCCTCACCTACCGCTCGAAGGGGGATGTGGCGCTTTCGGTCTCGATGACCGCGATCGCGAACATGATGGCGATCTTCCTGATGCCGCTCAACATCGCCCTCTGGGCCGGGCTCCATCCGGAAGCATCGGAGATTCTCAAGTCGATCGATGTCAGTGCACTCGAGATGCTGGCCGACATCGTTCTGATCCTCGGGATTCCGTTCACGATCGGGATGACGATCGCCCATCGCCGACCCGACTTCGCGACGAGGTCGATTCCGTGGGTCCGGCGGTTCAGCCTGATGGCGCTGATCGCCTTCATCCTGATCGCCTTCTTCTCCAACCTGGCGGCCTTTCGGGACTACATCCCGGTCGTCGCCCTGGCAGTGTTTCTCCAGGACACGATGGCGCTCTCGCTCGGGTACGGGATCGCAGCCGGGTTCCGGGTGCCGGAACGCAGCCGCCGGGCGATCACCTTCGAGGTCGGGGTGCGGAACACCGGGCTCGGGCTCGGCATCGTGTTCAGCTTCTTCGGCGGGCTCGGCGGGATGGCGATGGTCGCCGGCTGGTGGGGGATCTGGGACATTCTCGTCGGGCTGATACTGGCCGGCTGGTGGGCCAAACGGGGTGGGGGGGAGCCGCCACCAGTTGGAGTGGCAGAAGAGGGATGA
- a CDS encoding SDR family oxidoreductase: protein MKRVLVTGGSGFLGRSVVAGLAGRTDEVELVVGADLRIPEEGDRADGVEYVVVDVTDAAAVSAAIGEHRIDTVVHLASIVNPGRSTTVEQEYAVDVTGSQNVFDACLEHEVGRVVVSSSGAAYGYHADSPAWLTEDDPVRGNDTFPYSRHKRLVEEMLADLRETSPELGQVVLRIGTILGETVDNQITDLFRKKRLLKIRGSDSPFVFIWDQDVVGVMLQAVLGEVTGIFNVAGDGAMTVDEIAAELGKGVLTIPVGALKGALAVGHRLGLTEHGPAQTDFLRYRPVLDNRRLKEEFGYTPRYTSREAFTAWRETNGL from the coding sequence ATGAAGCGCGTTCTCGTGACCGGCGGATCCGGATTTCTCGGACGCTCGGTGGTGGCCGGACTGGCCGGACGGACCGACGAAGTGGAACTCGTGGTCGGCGCCGACCTGCGGATCCCGGAAGAAGGTGACCGGGCAGATGGAGTCGAGTACGTGGTGGTCGATGTGACCGACGCTGCCGCGGTCTCGGCGGCGATCGGTGAGCATCGGATCGACACCGTGGTCCACCTCGCCTCGATCGTCAACCCGGGCCGCTCGACCACGGTCGAGCAGGAGTACGCGGTCGACGTGACCGGCTCGCAAAACGTGTTCGATGCCTGCCTCGAACACGAAGTCGGACGGGTGGTGGTTTCCTCCTCCGGGGCCGCCTACGGCTACCACGCCGACAGTCCGGCCTGGCTGACCGAGGACGACCCGGTCCGTGGCAACGACACCTTCCCCTACAGCCGTCACAAGCGCCTGGTAGAGGAGATGCTGGCCGACCTCAGGGAAACCAGTCCGGAGCTGGGTCAGGTGGTCCTCCGGATCGGCACGATCCTCGGGGAGACGGTGGACAACCAGATCACCGATCTCTTCCGCAAGAAGCGGCTGCTGAAGATCCGTGGCTCCGACTCCCCGTTCGTCTTCATCTGGGATCAGGATGTGGTCGGGGTGATGCTGCAGGCCGTACTCGGCGAGGTGACCGGGATCTTCAACGTGGCCGGGGACGGGGCGATGACGGTGGACGAAATTGCGGCTGAGCTCGGCAAGGGGGTGCTGACTATTCCGGTCGGGGCTCTGAAGGGTGCCCTGGCAGTCGGCCATCGACTGGGGCTCACCGAGCACGGCCCTGCCCAGACCGACTTTCTCCGCTACCGCCCGGTCCTCGACAACCGCCGCCTCAAGGAGGAGTTCGGCTACACCCCCCGCTACACCTCACGCGAGGCCTTCACCGCCTGGCGAGAGACCAACGGGCTCTGA
- a CDS encoding DUF6457 domain-containing protein, which produces MSEGNTRYVPAEELEAWVTAVKTLLDIEDEVEVAAILDLAKDFAHNVARPAAPLTTYALGLAVGRAGGNSAAEFTRLGEELRRLSFEQASE; this is translated from the coding sequence ATGAGTGAGGGGAACACCAGGTACGTGCCTGCGGAAGAGCTTGAAGCCTGGGTGACCGCAGTGAAGACACTGCTCGACATTGAGGACGAGGTAGAGGTCGCGGCGATCCTTGATCTGGCCAAGGATTTCGCCCACAACGTGGCCCGGCCGGCCGCGCCACTGACCACCTACGCGCTCGGCCTAGCGGTGGGTCGCGCCGGGGGAAACTCTGCGGCAGAGTTCACCCGGCTCGGTGAAGAACTGCGGCGCCTCTCGTTCGAGCAAGCAAGCGAGTGA
- a CDS encoding DUF1015 domain-containing protein yields MAEVLPFTALHYNLDAVGPLGTVTAPPYDVIDGEERARLLERSPFNVVALDLPEASSPDGDRYLAAGEILEEWILNGIVTQDRDPSIWALTQEFDRPDGGRQTRNAILARVRVEDYGPGRIRPHERTQPGPKQDRLDLTRATRFNLSPIFSLTSRDPWPAVAAATTGEPWGELTDDENTTHRLWRITDPAVHSQVTETLADAELLIADGHHRYETARAYRDEIGGEGAHCYTLMALTGLDDPGLAVFPTHRLLTGLADPDLHDRFERGLFDAFKVEETAGEGSEGIDPSGMAGPGCFGYLDGLGGRHLRLRLGDPDALNGLLPDCSEAFRNLDAAILERIVFNGLLGMSPGDVEAKRGLAYARTITDAEAAITDGTAQAAFILRPTPIEQVRAVAAAGETMPPKSTFFHPKLLSGMAFNPLS; encoded by the coding sequence ATGGCCGAGGTCCTGCCTTTCACCGCGCTTCACTACAACCTCGACGCCGTCGGTCCGCTGGGGACGGTCACCGCTCCGCCGTATGACGTGATTGACGGCGAAGAACGGGCGCGGCTGCTGGAGCGCTCGCCCTTCAACGTGGTGGCGCTCGATCTCCCCGAAGCCTCCTCACCAGACGGCGACCGCTACCTGGCGGCCGGGGAAATCCTGGAGGAGTGGATCCTGAATGGAATTGTCACTCAGGACCGTGATCCCTCGATCTGGGCCCTCACCCAGGAGTTCGACCGTCCGGACGGCGGCCGCCAGACCCGTAACGCGATTCTCGCCCGGGTCCGGGTCGAGGATTACGGCCCGGGCAGGATCCGCCCGCACGAGCGCACCCAGCCCGGCCCGAAGCAGGACCGTCTGGACCTGACCCGGGCGACCCGCTTCAACCTCTCCCCGATCTTCTCATTGACCAGCCGTGACCCCTGGCCCGCGGTCGCGGCCGCTACCACCGGGGAACCGTGGGGAGAGCTGACCGACGACGAGAACACCACCCACCGGCTCTGGCGGATCACCGACCCCGCGGTTCACTCGCAGGTGACCGAGACCCTGGCCGACGCCGAGCTCCTGATCGCCGACGGCCACCACCGTTACGAGACCGCCCGTGCCTACCGGGACGAGATCGGCGGCGAGGGCGCGCACTGCTACACCCTGATGGCCCTGACCGGGCTGGATGATCCGGGCCTCGCGGTCTTCCCCACCCATCGGCTGCTCACCGGACTCGCCGACCCGGACCTGCACGACCGGTTCGAGCGGGGTCTGTTCGACGCGTTCAAGGTCGAAGAGACCGCCGGCGAAGGATCGGAAGGCATTGATCCTTCTGGGATGGCGGGGCCGGGATGCTTCGGCTACCTCGACGGACTCGGCGGGCGGCATCTGCGGCTCCGCCTCGGCGACCCGGATGCCCTGAACGGCCTTCTGCCCGACTGCTCCGAAGCCTTCCGCAACCTCGACGCCGCGATTCTCGAACGGATCGTTTTCAACGGACTGCTCGGCATGAGCCCCGGGGACGTCGAGGCCAAACGTGGCCTCGCCTACGCCCGCACGATCACCGACGCGGAGGCCGCGATCACCGACGGCACCGCGCAGGCGGCCTTCATCCTTCGCCCCACCCCGATCGAACAGGTCCGGGCGGTCGCCGCCGCCGGCGAGACCATGCCACCGAAATCCACGTTCTTCCACCCCAAGCTGCTCTCCGGAATGGCCTTCAACCCGCTGAGCTGA
- the moaA gene encoding GTP 3',8-cyclase MoaA yields MNPEILTPGRVRSLDPFPDSRDPAPTEGPLVDTYGRVHRDLRISLTDKCSLRCRYCMPAEGVEWMAQESVLSTDELVRVAGVAVGLGITTIRLTGGEPLLYADVAEVVRRTSQLKGPGGPVRVAVTTNGIKLPQMLPGLVDSGLARLNISIDTLRRDRFFELTRRDKLDRVIAGIGAARDSGLKPLKLNAVAMRGVNDDELVDLVEFAIENDAQMRFIEQMPLDAGHTWDRGEMVTRDEILTALGERFDLAEIPGRGGAPAETFTLDGGPHTVGVIASVTAPFCGNCDRLRLTADGQLRNCLFARTEHDLKPVLRGGGSDSELESMLRHSIWRKLPGHGINDPGFLQPDRGMNAIGG; encoded by the coding sequence GTGAATCCTGAGATCCTCACCCCGGGCCGGGTACGCAGCCTCGACCCGTTTCCGGACAGCCGGGACCCGGCCCCGACCGAGGGACCGCTGGTCGACACTTACGGCCGGGTCCACCGGGATCTGAGAATCTCGCTCACCGACAAGTGCTCGCTCCGGTGCCGCTACTGCATGCCGGCCGAAGGTGTGGAGTGGATGGCGCAGGAGAGCGTGCTTTCGACCGACGAGCTGGTTCGGGTAGCCGGGGTCGCGGTCGGCCTGGGAATCACCACGATCCGGTTGACCGGTGGCGAGCCACTGCTCTATGCCGATGTGGCCGAGGTGGTCCGTCGCACCTCACAACTGAAGGGCCCCGGCGGACCGGTCCGGGTGGCGGTGACCACCAACGGGATCAAGCTGCCACAGATGCTCCCCGGGCTGGTCGACTCCGGACTCGCAAGGCTCAACATCTCGATCGACACCCTGCGCCGCGACCGCTTCTTCGAGCTGACCCGGCGCGACAAGCTGGATCGGGTGATCGCCGGAATCGGGGCCGCCCGGGACTCCGGCCTCAAACCACTCAAGCTGAACGCGGTCGCGATGCGCGGGGTGAACGACGACGAACTGGTCGACCTGGTCGAGTTCGCGATCGAGAACGACGCCCAGATGAGGTTCATCGAACAGATGCCGCTCGACGCCGGACATACCTGGGACCGGGGCGAGATGGTGACCCGGGACGAGATCCTGACGGCGCTCGGCGAGCGCTTCGATCTGGCCGAGATCCCGGGGCGAGGCGGGGCGCCGGCCGAGACCTTCACCCTGGACGGGGGTCCCCACACGGTCGGAGTGATCGCATCGGTCACGGCACCGTTTTGCGGCAACTGTGACCGGCTGAGGCTGACCGCTGACGGTCAGCTTCGTAACTGCCTTTTCGCCCGGACCGAGCATGATCTGAAGCCGGTTCTCCGTGGCGGCGGCTCGGACAGCGAGCTGGAATCGATGCTGCGCCACTCGATCTGGCGCAAGCTGCCCGGTCACGGCATCAACGATCCCGGTTTTCTCCAGCCGGATCGCGGAATGAACGCAATAGGCGGCTGA
- a CDS encoding molybdopterin molybdotransferase MoeA, which produces MITVEEHLDRVLAATSPLPTETVALSGAGGLCLAEDTTAICAVPPWTNSAMDGYAVRFTDVAAASAEDPVELTVVADLPAGSDLRPSIGPGQAARIMTGAPVPPDADAVVPVELTDGGVRKVTVNASPGERRHIRKAGEDRQPGDPVVPGGTVAGPEVISSLASTGHREILVHRRPRVAVIATGDELVDPGSELRYGRIPDSNSLLIAGLARESGAEVTAVQRVGDTGAELASAIERCLSADLVVLSGGVSVGAHDPVKALFAGGNEVRFDRVAMQPGKPQAFGRLAAGPLLFGLPGNPVSVWVSFHVFVRPCLRKLRGLRESQNRPLPARALTGWRVPEGRAQYLPAVIGTDADRRTVAPAASGGSGSHLVASLAAANGFAIVPPRSGPVETGDVVATVLTGPEPATVGAGPDRTAAKPRPGGESSA; this is translated from the coding sequence TTGATCACGGTCGAAGAGCATCTCGACCGGGTTCTGGCTGCAACCTCCCCGCTGCCGACCGAAACGGTTGCCCTCTCCGGGGCCGGTGGGCTCTGTCTGGCCGAAGACACGACCGCCATCTGCGCAGTTCCCCCGTGGACCAACTCGGCAATGGACGGTTACGCGGTGCGATTCACAGATGTGGCCGCCGCCTCCGCCGAAGATCCGGTCGAGCTGACGGTGGTCGCCGATCTCCCGGCTGGCAGTGACCTGAGGCCGTCGATCGGCCCCGGCCAGGCCGCCCGGATCATGACCGGGGCTCCGGTCCCTCCGGATGCGGACGCGGTAGTGCCGGTCGAGCTCACCGACGGCGGGGTCCGGAAAGTCACCGTCAACGCTTCCCCCGGGGAGAGGCGCCACATCCGGAAGGCCGGTGAGGACAGGCAGCCCGGCGACCCGGTGGTTCCGGGCGGTACCGTGGCCGGCCCGGAGGTGATCTCGTCGCTGGCCTCGACCGGACATCGCGAGATCCTGGTTCACCGCAGGCCACGGGTGGCGGTGATCGCCACCGGAGACGAGCTGGTCGACCCCGGCAGCGAGCTCCGGTACGGCCGGATCCCGGATTCAAACTCATTGCTGATCGCAGGACTGGCCCGGGAGTCCGGGGCCGAGGTCACCGCAGTTCAGCGGGTCGGTGACACCGGAGCCGAACTGGCAAGCGCGATCGAACGGTGTCTCTCGGCGGATCTGGTCGTGCTCTCCGGCGGCGTGAGCGTGGGGGCCCACGATCCGGTCAAGGCACTTTTCGCGGGCGGCAACGAGGTCCGTTTCGACCGGGTCGCGATGCAGCCGGGCAAGCCCCAGGCCTTCGGCCGGCTCGCCGCCGGACCACTCCTCTTCGGGCTGCCCGGAAACCCGGTCAGTGTCTGGGTTTCGTTTCACGTTTTCGTGAGGCCCTGCCTGAGGAAGCTGCGCGGACTGCGGGAATCACAGAATCGGCCGCTCCCGGCGCGGGCCTTGACCGGCTGGCGGGTTCCGGAGGGGCGGGCGCAGTACCTGCCCGCGGTGATCGGTACCGACGCCGATCGGCGCACGGTCGCCCCGGCTGCCTCCGGCGGTTCGGGCTCGCACCTCGTTGCCAGCCTTGCCGCGGCCAACGGTTTTGCGATCGTCCCGCCGAGGTCGGGTCCGGTCGAAACCGGTGACGTCGTTGCGACCGTGCTGACCGGCCCGGAACCAGCGACAGTCGGCGCCGGACCGGACCGGACTGCCGCCAAACCCCGCCCGGGAGGAGAATCATCGGCATGA
- the moaC gene encoding cyclic pyranopterin monophosphate synthase MoaC: MTGSFTHLDQAGRARMVDVTEKQPTVRSATATGKVFCGPDVMAALRDDSVPKGDALAVARIAGIQGAKRCAELLPLAHVIGVHGATVDLDLETDGVGIEATVRTADRTGVEMEAFTAVSVAALALVDMVKGIDKAVEIGEIRLEAKTGGKSGAWFRETKGSSDE, translated from the coding sequence ATGACCGGATCGTTCACCCACCTCGACCAGGCCGGCCGGGCCCGGATGGTCGACGTCACTGAAAAGCAGCCAACGGTGAGATCGGCCACCGCAACCGGCAAGGTCTTCTGCGGACCGGATGTGATGGCCGCCCTTCGGGACGACTCGGTCCCTAAGGGGGATGCCCTGGCGGTGGCCCGGATCGCCGGGATCCAGGGAGCCAAGCGCTGTGCCGAGCTGTTGCCGCTCGCCCACGTGATCGGGGTCCATGGAGCGACGGTCGATCTCGATCTGGAGACCGACGGGGTCGGGATCGAGGCAACCGTGAGAACCGCCGACCGAACCGGCGTCGAGATGGAGGCCTTCACCGCGGTTTCGGTCGCGGCGCTCGCCCTGGTCGACATGGTCAAGGGAATCGACAAGGCGGTGGAGATCGGCGAGATCCGGCTTGAGGCAAAGACGGGCGGGAAATCCGGGGCATGGTTTCGTGAAACGAAAGGAAGCAGCGATGAGTGA
- a CDS encoding NAD(P)/FAD-dependent oxidoreductase, with the protein MSSEETQGESLPWAVVGAGPSGLAAARNLARRGIPFIGFEIHTDVGGLWDIESPKSTMYESAHLISSKTTTAYDEMPMRDEVADFPSHWEMRTYFRDYAETFDLRRHFRFATEVIRAEPESDGDGSPWRITVRDLETGEEETGRYAGLLIANGILSEPSLPEFPGQNEFSGEILHTSTYKRPDIFRDKRVLIIGAGNSGCDIAVDAVHYARSIEMSMRSGYWFFPKYIFGRPSDTLNEGHALPAFLKTRIDGRFIRFLTGNPARLGFPEPTGRIYETHPVMNTQVLYYAGHGDIRVRNNIESFTPDGARFTDGTEGEYDLVMLATGYRLHYPFIDPEHLNWSGNHPDLYLNIFTPKHRNLFVLGMVEATGLGWQGRSNQSDLVAEFILAGERDPTRAEELWRRVNGPKPDLFAGYNYRQLDRLPYYVNKDAYRAAIKEHLALVGGAA; encoded by the coding sequence ATGAGTTCGGAGGAGACGCAGGGAGAGAGTCTGCCTTGGGCAGTTGTCGGGGCCGGACCGAGCGGGCTGGCCGCGGCGCGGAACCTGGCCCGGCGAGGGATCCCGTTTATCGGGTTCGAGATCCACACCGACGTCGGCGGGCTCTGGGACATCGAGAGCCCGAAATCGACCATGTACGAGTCGGCCCACCTGATCTCGTCCAAGACGACCACCGCATACGACGAGATGCCGATGCGGGACGAGGTCGCCGACTTCCCCAGCCACTGGGAGATGCGAACCTACTTCCGGGACTACGCCGAGACCTTCGATCTGCGGCGTCACTTCCGCTTCGCCACCGAGGTGATCCGGGCCGAGCCGGAATCCGACGGCGACGGCTCCCCCTGGCGAATCACGGTCCGGGACCTGGAAACCGGGGAGGAGGAGACCGGTCGCTACGCCGGGCTCTTGATCGCCAACGGAATCCTCTCCGAGCCGAGCCTGCCGGAGTTCCCCGGGCAGAACGAGTTCAGTGGCGAGATCCTCCACACCTCGACCTACAAGCGGCCCGACATCTTCCGCGACAAGCGGGTGCTGATAATCGGCGCCGGTAACTCCGGTTGTGACATCGCCGTGGACGCGGTCCACTACGCCCGCTCGATCGAGATGAGCATGCGCTCCGGCTACTGGTTCTTCCCCAAGTACATCTTCGGACGGCCCTCCGACACCCTGAACGAGGGCCACGCTCTGCCGGCCTTCCTCAAGACCCGGATAGACGGCAGGTTCATTCGTTTCCTGACCGGCAATCCGGCCCGACTCGGCTTCCCCGAACCGACCGGACGGATCTACGAAACCCATCCGGTGATGAACACCCAGGTGCTCTACTACGCCGGCCACGGCGACATCCGGGTCCGCAACAACATCGAGAGCTTCACCCCTGACGGAGCACGGTTCACCGACGGCACCGAAGGCGAGTACGACCTGGTGATGCTGGCCACCGGCTACCGGCTCCACTACCCGTTCATCGATCCGGAACACCTCAACTGGTCCGGTAACCATCCCGACCTGTACCTCAACATCTTCACCCCGAAGCACCGCAACCTGTTCGTGCTCGGCATGGTCGAGGCGACCGGTCTCGGCTGGCAGGGACGCTCCAACCAGTCGGATCTGGTGGCGGAGTTCATCCTCGCCGGGGAGCGTGATCCGACCCGGGCCGAGGAGCTGTGGCGCCGGGTGAACGGACCGAAACCGGACCTCTTCGCCGGGTACAACTACCGCCAGCTTGATCGCCTGCCGTACTACGTCAACAAGGACGCCTACCGGGCGGCGATCAAGGAGCATCTGGCCCTGGTCGGCGGGGCGGCCTGA
- a CDS encoding MogA/MoaB family molybdenum cofactor biosynthesis protein, producing the protein MDGPLNPSTVAVVVITVSDRSAAGEREDRSGTIAVERLKEARFAKVSHEVIPDGVESVSAAIAQALAGKVDLILTLGGTGIGPRDETPEGTRPHLTRELPGIAEAIRAAGASKVPTAVLSRGLAGTGRATGGQEVLIVNLPGSPGGVRDGLDLLIPLVGHTLDQLGGGDHP; encoded by the coding sequence ATGGATGGTCCCCTCAATCCCTCCACGGTGGCGGTGGTCGTGATCACCGTTTCCGACCGCTCCGCGGCCGGGGAGCGGGAGGACCGTTCCGGGACGATTGCGGTCGAACGGCTGAAGGAAGCCAGGTTCGCCAAGGTCTCCCACGAGGTCATTCCGGACGGGGTCGAGAGTGTTTCCGCGGCGATCGCGCAGGCGCTCGCCGGGAAGGTGGATCTGATCCTGACCCTGGGTGGAACCGGGATCGGCCCGCGCGATGAAACCCCGGAAGGCACCCGTCCTCACCTGACCCGGGAACTGCCCGGTATCGCCGAGGCGATTCGAGCTGCGGGGGCGTCGAAGGTGCCGACCGCAGTTCTTTCACGAGGCCTGGCCGGTACCGGAAGGGCAACCGGCGGTCAGGAGGTGCTGATCGTGAACCTGCCCGGCTCTCCCGGCGGGGTGCGCGATGGTCTCGACCTACTGATCCCACTCGTCGGCCACACGCTTGACCAGCTCGGGGGAGGGGATCACCCATGA
- a CDS encoding MoaD/ThiS family protein: MSNPSGTVRVRLFAAAADAVGQDELTLGDIPTAGRMIDAICEGREERVRLVLDQCSLLVDGDRVTGPETPLESGATVDVLPPFAGG, translated from the coding sequence GTGAGCAACCCGTCCGGCACGGTCAGGGTTCGGCTTTTCGCCGCGGCGGCCGATGCCGTTGGTCAAGACGAGTTGACCCTGGGGGATATCCCCACCGCCGGTCGGATGATCGACGCGATCTGCGAGGGACGCGAGGAGCGGGTGCGGCTGGTTCTCGATCAATGCTCGCTGCTGGTCGACGGGGACCGGGTGACCGGCCCGGAAACACCTCTTGAGTCAGGGGCGACGGTGGACGTCCTCCCCCCCTTCGCCGGAGGCTGA
- a CDS encoding molybdenum cofactor biosynthesis protein MoaE, producing MPLSLDEHLGAVADPAFGAVVNFIGRIRNHDPGAASEVESIEYSCHPDADRIISEIASRVATPGTRLAVSHRIGRVPVGGLALVACVAAAHREEAYSVSRELVEAIKLELPIWKRQIEVDGAGTWVGIR from the coding sequence TTGCCACTGAGTCTCGATGAGCATCTGGGAGCGGTCGCCGATCCCGCCTTTGGTGCGGTGGTGAACTTCATCGGCCGGATCCGCAACCACGATCCGGGTGCAGCGTCCGAGGTCGAATCGATCGAGTACAGCTGCCATCCGGATGCCGACCGGATCATCAGCGAGATCGCTTCCCGGGTCGCCACGCCGGGCACAAGGCTGGCGGTGAGCCATCGGATCGGTCGTGTTCCGGTCGGTGGTCTCGCCCTCGTCGCCTGCGTGGCCGCGGCCCACCGGGAGGAGGCCTACTCTGTCAGTCGTGAGCTGGTCGAGGCGATCAAACTGGAGTTGCCGATCTGGAAGCGGCAGATCGAGGTGGACGGAGCCGGAACCTGGGTCGGTATCCGGTGA